The genomic window tttttcagttggaGTATAGTTTCACATGTTAAGAGTTATGTGCATTTAGCATTCCAGTTACCCTCTTATGCCCATCTCTTACTTCCTTGCGATAGTGCACAGTATTCCATATATCTCTCAACACATATTTGTTTTATTAACTCCAtcatttcgtttttttccccttccattaCTGATACTTTACGTGACTGTTCCATTTACTACAGTGGCCTGCAGGCAACGCCACAAGGCCTGGTGATCCTGGACTCTATCCTACCTGACATCCTCCTGGACATTGATGCGCTGCTCACCTGATATCCCAAACTGAAAATCTGCCAATCAAATTCCGCTCTCTTCTCCTGAATGCCTTGGAAACCTGGAGAATGAACAGGAAAATTGTAAGCTGGTGTAAAGGCTTCGAAGGATGGTGCCTCTGTGGATTCCTCAGAATTCACTAAGAACAGCATGTCACTAGCAAAGAAGTGAGCGGACGCACAGGCATCAACAGCATCCTGGATGAGGTGAAACAGAGACGTCGAAGGTGGCTGGGCCACATCCTGAAGATGAATGAAATCAGACATCCTTATCCTGCCCTCAGATGAGCACCACcggggaaaacaaagaaaggcagACCACTAGGCACATGGAGAACTGTGGAAGAGGGGATGAAAACAAAATCGGCTGGCTTGCTCAAGACTAAGATGACTGGAGATTTGTTGGTGCCTTATGCTCCGGCCACAGCAAGGTGGATTAAATAAGTAAACAAGTTAGTCATGTGAAGCCACCAATAACATCAGAAATTAACTTCCAGAAAGTGCAAGGCTGTGTGTACAATATGACTTGTGTTTGGTGGGAACATCAAGTGCGTGAGGCCCAGACAATAAAATGttcaaaaacaaaatgatgagTGGTGCTTGACATAAACATGTGGTGGACAAAGAAAATGGGACCTATTTTTGCCATGTTTTAAGGCGTCAAACAAAGGCTTACTGAAGATTTGAACCAGGAGCGCTCATGAGAGTCAAGACAATATTTGTCCATGCAACGGGTTGCAAGGGCAAAACAACAGAAGCTTACCTTGGCCTCACTTTGGAAACAATATACCATTACATTTTTCAACCTTTCAGTTTAAAATTTAGTGTCACTCATGTAGGTCCACTTTTCTCATTATTACAGCATTTTTGTGTGTCTTATAGGTATTTATTATATCCTTTGCAAACAACCTGGTTGCATTGAAATTCATTTCTGAGTTTTGAGTATGGATTGTTCAGTTCAATAGTATTTGTTATGAAATTCATTTACCCACTAATGGATTGAAATGAGGTGGTTGTGGTACCCCAACCATACATTTTTTAAATTGCACAGAAGAATATGATCATGTCACACGAGGTAACTTTAAAATTTGTCCATGGTAATTCAAAACTAGATGTATGCTAATCATATGCCCCACCAAACAGTTCATTTTATCCATGAAACTGTGTCACAGAATAAGTAGTCACATGGATGGAAATCCAGAAACAGTgtataacatgattttttttattgctttctGTTGCCTAAATTTCCTTACTTCCTTCATTTACCCCCTGCCCCTTACTACTCCCTTTCCTCCATGCTCCCTTCTCAACATGTCATCCCCACATCATCCCCTAAAGGAGTGTCagcgtggagaaaaaaaaattctttttacaaaaggggggaggggataaaCCATCATCACTGAATATACCTATTCTGTATTTTTATGTGTATCCTTCAGTGACTGAAGATACTGTACACAAATCAAGAACAGAAGTAACATGAGAAACAGGCTCTGTGTTTTAAGCAGGTATGCTGAACACTGAGGATTATGTTCATTCATATGTTGCATACCTTGCATCCCATGATGTATCACACATTCATTGAGACCAAACATTTTCAAAACCTGGGCATCCCACACTATACTGTGATCTACTTATCCTGAATTCTTGAAACAGACATGATTAACCAAGAAATTACATCAGATATTGTCAAGACTTGTTTATTTCTCTTCTACATACAAGATTTCTGCTGCATCTCTGATGGAGATGTCACAGAATTATATTTCTATATTATGAGTTAGAGAGTGACAATATAAATCCTTGCATTACATGCATTGCTCAGTGTGTTTGATTATAACTGAAACCGAAGGTTATTATTTATGGATCTGTGATTGATTGAAATCCCAACCTCCCTAGCTGTTCCagcaaactcacacaaacacacacacacacacacacacacacacaaactcttcaaATTGAAATATTTTAATACAAGCCTGTACAAAAATACATAACTTTTTTATTTGCATAAATTTTCCAGTGCACATGCAGCTTTTAATGAtatgacgtaaaaaaaaacaaaaacaatacaaatgtCTTCAGTAGCACTATCATACATCAACCATGACACAGATTTTGGCACTTTGGCTTCATTGATAGCAGATCAACATGTCAAACGAATATCACATCTCATTATCTTTCTCTTTGCTTCTTAATAAAGCATTTCCAAACTAAATAATAAGATTGGCAGGTTCAAAGAAATCAATGAACTTATATGGATCATGAGATTCCAGTGAAGTTTGCCTGAATGTACCAAGCTTTTTCAGTAATTGCTTCCTCAATACCTTGCCTTGTCCACAGAAATGCAACACAGAATTAACTGAATGTACCAAGCTTTTTCAATAATTGCTTCCTCAATACCTTGCCTTGTCCACAGAAATGCAACACAGAATTaagaaataacaaaatgaaaaatatcaTGCTGACAACAATAATACATTTATTGTAATAACAAAGAAAGGAGACAAATTACACTGGACATTAATTTGCTCCCAAATCTGTAAGTCTTCAAACTTTCAGAAGGGTAAgatacaaaacataaaacataccGTTAATTACACGTACTTAACGCCATCTTGAAGAGTGATTCTGAATATAAAGAAATGCAAATAGTTTCCAAGAGGAATGTCAGAAGACACTGTTAACAAAAAGATCCAAGTAAGAAAACTTAATGCACTTTGTTTATTTCCATGCACTCAACCAGAGCTGCCAAACTTTACAAGTTCATTTATCATTCTGAACATTGTTTATTATGCTGTTGCACTGATTACATCACTCCAACTTAAACAAAATTGATGTAGCCATTCTGGTATGAAACTGAAATATGACGCTTGATTATCTTTACAATTTCGTTTGCCACAGTTTAAGCATGAAAGCCCAGTCTATAAAAAATATTTTACCTACAACATAAACTCTAGGTTCCAGAGATTTTTCATGAACATTTCTTATTTGTCTACGAGTGGACTGGGCAAGAAGGGGcctcttttcactgttagctgcgcgaaatttggccaagcagagcaaaccgataggcctagtttgcatcagtttgacatggtacagtatatgtatcaccaaacatggagtataatacaaactcctattTGTATCATTTATTTTATATTACAAAATCCACTGAAATACAAGCGCCAATCCGCTACCTTCAAAAAATAGTTCATGATCTGTCATtttcaagagaaagaaagaaaattatgagATCAATtttcaacaaataacaaaaccaaacatGGAAATCCTTGTTGAAACTACTTCTGGCTTCATCCACTATGATGACATTGTATTATCAGTTGATTTTCAACTTTAAAATACTGttttgtatgatattgtattacCTTTTGTCAAGACAGGTTTTTCTGTGAGAAAtttgggcagctctccccaggaagagagtGCAGCGCCATTCACTTTTTATCTTTATGTTAATATACTTGCTTTACTATCTAAGTgcttttttctacagaattttgccagggataaccctttggttgccatgggttctttttttttttaacatgcactaattgcatgctgcacatgtgacATCTGATTATAGTCCCATCCAAAATACTAGCACACAgactgccactcaaggtctagtggaggaggggggaataaaAGTTCTAGTCGAAATAAGGGACTTGAACCTGCTTGTTAGTCAGgcacattaccacaaggccacctctCCATACAAAACATTACACATTTCTGCACATTGAACGCAGTACTTGGGTCCTTCAGAGCACATAAATTTGATTATCTTCATTATCAGTGTGCTACAATTGGTTTTCAGTCCACAGCTATGGCAGTCTACTGTgggaagaaaaatacataaatctGATGCAGATTTTAGGCAtgtatacatacaacacacacacacacacacacacacacacacacacgaaccatcattatcattatacaaTTGTAACTTTAACCAAATGCACAAATACCAACACTAGATATTTTATGTCAGTCAAAAAGGGAATGAAATAtagtacacatttttttttatgtcaatgggaaaaaaaaaaaaacaacaacaagaaaatgaatcaaaatacaAATAGTTAAGTACAAAGACTATGATAAACCAATTCAGAAACAAATGGTCCCAATTCAACATGTAACCAACATTAACTACAAGCATTTACATGTATCTGTTGCATGCAGCTCAGGTTATGTACCATAagttcaaaaaataaaaatgtgtgCCACTGTTTGACCTGGCAACCAAATATTTAATCTGGTCATGAACTTTAACTTGCCATTTTCAAGTGGAATGGCATTTCTTAAACAAATTCACCAAAACCATGACAATATAAACAAGCAGTGTAACCAGACTATTCGATGTTCAAAGTGGACAGGCACTTCTTCAACaaatacaccaagacaataataCAAAGAAGCAGTGTAaccagaaaaaagcaaaacaaagttcTTGTGATAAGACTAACAGATGACGTTTTCCCCATTTCCTTTAATTTTTGCACATCAATGCAGACAACAGAAAGTCAACACATGAGGTAAAATCACTCTCTAGTCTTAGCTTGCAAAAGCTACTAGGTATTTCATACACTGAGCACATCATAACCACTGAGGTTCAACAGAAGATCATCCAAGCCATTGGACCCCACAATGACCTCCTAACCGTCGTCTTAAGGAGGAAGCTCAAATGGTATAGACCTGTCACAAGATCCGATGGGCTCGCAAAGACCATTCTGCATGGCATCGTACCTGGCAGTAGGAAGAGAGGTaggcaaaagaaaatgtggcaggaCAGCATCAAAGAATGAAAAGACGTGAATTTCTCAGAGAGCTGAGATAGACAGGAACCGATAGAGAGAACTGGACTGGAAATATCTGCATTGCCCCAATGACCCTCCACTGGGTTTGGGATAGGTAAAGGTGAAGGAGTTTTACAATGCTATCACATgaacaattaacaaacaaaaaaagttttgaaatagAGATTCTGCACCAATTTCCTTCAAACCATCTGAGATCTATTTGTACATCTTTCATCTATTATTGTTTTGTATCAAGTGTTGCAATGCTGAGCAGGTGTTCTGTAGATGAAGGTAAACATGAACaggtaaaaatgaaaaataaacttacaatgtttgtttctttggttgctTTTTATATGATAATCAAAAAATATCAAGTTTAACCATCATCAAACCATAAGCCTTTTTTTAGTTCATGTGGAATAAGTAAAAAACACTGTCTATCCACCTAAAAGTGATCCCCACCTTCACTGACGTCACATGCAAAGATCATGATACATAATGTTACTCATGTCTGTTTCTATTTCGACTGCCCCAGTCTCTCTAGTTTGACCGCAGGTCACATGCAAAGGTCATGATATATGTTACTTGTGTCTGTTTCTAGTTTGACTGCCCCAGTCTCTCTAGTTTGACAGCAGGTCACATGCAAAGGTCATGATACATAATATTACTTTTGTCTGTTTCTAATTTGACTGCCCCAGTCTCTCTAGTTTGACAGCAGGTCACATGCAAAGGTCATGATATATGTTACTAATGTCTGTTTCTAATTTGACTGCCCCAGTCTCTCTAGTTTGACAGCAGGTCACATGCAAAGGTCATGATACATGTTACTAATGTCTGTTTCTAGTTTGACTGCCCCAGTCTCTCTAGTTTGACCGCAGGTCACACGCAAAGGTCATGATACATAATGTTACTTTTGTCTGTTTCTAATTTGACTGCCCCAGTCTCTCTAGTTTGACAGCAGGTCACATACAAAGGTCATGATACATGTTACTTGTGTCTGTTTCTAGTTTGACTGCCCCAGTCTCTCTAGTTTGACTGCAGGTCACAAGCAAAGGTCATGATACATGTTACTTGTGTCTGTTTCTAGTTGGACTGCTCCAGTCTCTCCAGTGTGACGGCCCCAGTCTCATTGagatccaccttttttttttctttctttttttgtacattGCATTTACCTTCTTACTGGACCAAAGTCAGTTTTGAATAAGTCAGTCTATTTTCAATTATTTAAATGATCAGTATTGACTTGTCCGTACCACATTAAGGGTGGTTCAGAACCTTGTACAGAAATCACTGGCACATGTTATGCCTGCTGTGATCTTGCATGATTTGGTCCTGATGGTTCTTACAGCTGAGCATTAATACAAATAATCCCTGCTGGAGTCTgaactagtgggtcacggttaagtatgtgtagttaaaatcAAGATTTTTCCTGTTCTCAATTTTATAACTTCCAGAACCAAAATCATGGTTAAaaccataatctttttttttatttataattttGTATCCATTCTACAGCTAACATCTAAATAAATTtgtattttgaaaaataaaaaaggaaaaccgCATCCTTTGTTCATACAGGCAAATCCATTCTCCCCACTGTGCATTTAAAGAATAAAGTACAAACATAATTAACCAAATCTCTTGTTACAGCATTGCAAATTTGAATAAAGGTAAAGGCAAGGTCTCAATGACTGatcattctttttttcaaatatttgaaATTATATATGCCATCTCCAAGATGCTCAGAAATCAGTCCAGTGTCTTGTGAGAtatagcttcacacacacacacacacacacacacacacatacacgcacacacactatggcTCACAATAACATTTTTCTGATTGTCAGAAATAGAAGAAAGTGGTACATAAATGACTTTAAACCATATCCATAATCTCATCAGAAAACTGATCCAATGGATAGTTATATTCAGAATATcacctcttcttttcctttacttttttcCAAAAGTTCTATGATGACCATGAAAAATTATTACCATTAAAAAATAAATTCTAAACTTCTGAGATATGTCAACATACATGCAAAACAGATGTATACCAATGCAAATAATACAGGTATTACATACATAAACACCACTATAACGTGGTggtcaagtttgttttgtttttttattcattcgcTTTTTTTACACAAATTTTTATTTGACTGCTAAGTTCtttacaaaaataaaacagttaACATGTTTTCCGTTTTGGTTCACATCAGTTTTACTCACTGTAATAGAATCTGTCACTGAAACTTAGGACTGAACTGAAGCCAAGCAGTAATCAGCATTTTTCTGTTTGTAAATGACATTCAAAGTAGGATGCCTTCCTAAGCTTTTGCAGAATTACCTCCAATCAGTAGCACAAGCCCTTGGTATATTTGTGATAAAAGGTGGCCATATCAGTGCACAGAATAACAACAAACGGTGTTCTACAAATTGCGCAATAAATGTGCCATCAGGCAAACAGTAACTCTCACAATAAGAGTGTAGTTCACAATTGAAGACTATTCACAAtggctttcctttttctttctttctttctttcttttgtttatttctttttttttactgtgtgtacTTCCATATCTCCCCAGTAGTGATTTTATTTACTGAGAGGGACAAGGATAATTATGGTGTTGACAAAATTCTTTCATGTGGTCTCATTTGTATTATCATCTTGAGACTAGAAACCATTCTGCAGCTCAAGGTCtaacaacaaaaaaggagaaaaatcccTGAGCTCTCTTAGAAAAGTGTTCTGCTATTTGCTACAACTTCTCTAAAATTGTGAAAACCAAAACGGAGAACTTGGTTGCACAGCACTGAGAACAATGCACACCATGACTGAATTCCTCATTACTGGACAGATGCTGAGTCAAGGCACTCCATCTCAGCTTCTGTTACTACCTGGCAAACTTTCATTTTGACCTGGGCTTGTAAGTAAAATGGCAAGCGCTTCACGCTCTGTCCCATGCTGAAAAAGAAGGCTTCTGTGGGATCATCTGTTGGACATCGACACTGGCAGTGAGCTGACTTGGGAGACTCCAGTTTCTTCTCTTTCAAAAGCTCTTCCATTTCCTGCTTTTTACAATGAAGATATTCGAACATCTCTTCAGAATCCACAGCCTCAAAGTGTCTTTTCAAGCCAGCAGAGTTTTGTGATGCATTCATCAGTGTCACAGGCAGCAAGATTGGGGGTTCTGGTAATGTGTTGGAACTGACAGACTGTGTGTCATCATTGTCCTTCATAACATCACTCTCACAGTCATCGGCAGGGGGACTGGCCTTTGCTGGCAGGTCTTGGTCTTCCTCTTCTGTTCCCAGATCTGGATTATTAATAC from Babylonia areolata isolate BAREFJ2019XMU chromosome 1, ASM4173473v1, whole genome shotgun sequence includes these protein-coding regions:
- the LOC143287223 gene encoding uncharacterized protein LOC143287223 gives rise to the protein MDEQHLIAAVAAHRSLYDPTHNKYKDVELRNALWQQIAEDLKTEVEVCKAKWRTLRDGFTRALRQQREARTVFPSKVKKPWRYQMEMEFLIPFIYSRESRINNPDLGTEEEDQDLPAKASPPADDCESDVMKDNDDTQSVSSNTLPEPPILLPVTLMNASQNSAGLKRHFEAVDSEEMFEYLHCKKQEMEELLKEKKLESPKSAHCQCRCPTDDPTEAFFFSMGQSVKRLPFYLQAQVKMKVCQVVTEAEMECLDSASVQ